A stretch of the Synechocystis sp. PCC 7338 genome encodes the following:
- a CDS encoding Uma2 family endonuclease: MATLTQPVKSIAQESLLLDVSHVTLKISPEHFDQLCLDNPDLRLELTKDGELIIMTPAGGETSRKNLDLATDVNIWNRQANLGQAFDSSCGYDFTSLGGGKLSPNVSCIEQSKLEGIEIVDFIPVVPDFVIELRSVTDNLKPLQEKMQEYRRLGVWLGLLINPQNQQVEIYRPAQQTEVLTSPKQIDCDEVMPGFVLDLTRIW; the protein is encoded by the coding sequence ATGGCAACCCTAACCCAGCCAGTTAAATCAATTGCTCAAGAATCATTGTTGCTAGATGTGAGCCATGTCACTTTAAAAATCTCACCGGAGCATTTTGATCAGCTTTGTCTCGATAACCCAGACCTACGGCTTGAGTTAACCAAAGATGGGGAATTGATTATTATGACACCGGCGGGGGGTGAAACTAGTCGCAAAAATCTTGATCTGGCTACCGATGTCAATATCTGGAATCGCCAAGCCAACCTAGGTCAAGCGTTTGATTCTTCCTGTGGCTATGACTTCACTTCATTGGGGGGCGGCAAATTGTCGCCGAATGTGTCCTGTATTGAGCAATCGAAGCTAGAGGGGATCGAGATAGTTGACTTTATCCCCGTGGTGCCAGATTTTGTTATTGAACTCCGATCCGTAACGGATAACCTGAAACCATTACAGGAAAAAATGCAAGAATACCGACGCCTGGGGGTGTGGTTAGGGTTATTGATCAATCCGCAAAATCAACAGGTTGAGATCTATCGTCCTGCCCAACAAACGGAAGTTCTAACATCGCCAAAGCAAATAGATTGCGATGAAGTAATGCCCGGTTTTGTGCTTGATCTGACTCGTATTTGGTAG
- a CDS encoding PPC domain-containing protein yields MFRSFTAGELNKLAPFWMGLPSALVVFYPTLSYGQNNQNSFYNPIPITANTTVSDRLTVQDMPTGEGGFARDYRINLRAGDQVSIDLRSDEFDTMVMLIGDDGTTIVANDDSTEGGTNSLAFARITESGDYIVRVRTYAATGGGLFSLEVTRLQPVP; encoded by the coding sequence ATGTTTAGATCCTTCACTGCAGGGGAATTGAACAAATTAGCCCCCTTCTGGATGGGTTTGCCCTCTGCCCTGGTCGTGTTCTACCCCACCCTGAGCTATGGCCAAAATAATCAAAACAGTTTTTATAATCCCATCCCCATTACCGCCAATACGACGGTTAGTGATCGCCTGACTGTGCAGGATATGCCCACGGGGGAGGGGGGATTTGCCAGGGATTATCGCATCAATCTCCGGGCCGGAGACCAAGTGTCCATTGACCTGCGCTCCGATGAATTTGACACCATGGTCATGCTCATTGGCGATGACGGCACCACCATTGTGGCCAACGACGACAGCACCGAGGGGGGCACCAATTCCCTCGCCTTTGCCCGTATTACAGAGTCCGGGGACTACATTGTCCGGGTCAGAACCTACGCCGCCACTGGGGGGGGATTATTCTCCCTGGAAGTGACCAGACTACAACCCGTTCCCTAG
- a CDS encoding zinc-dependent peptidase, translating to MLPTAIVLTILLGIIAYIWGYPHWLDWREKKLFQRPLPLHWQAILGDRLPFYQQLSPQQRQKLEAKIQLFLQQKQFIGCNDFVLTDEVRLVIAAQACYLALELGSNPYPRLDTILVYPDAFQVRQVSSPDGYVVEEEETIRAGESWDKAGQLILAWGTIAWDLERWQDGHNVIFHEFAHQLDMGDGAMNGVPKLARRNDYQRWQSTFAAEYQQLLSQLEHNLPTVIDPYGATNPCEFFAVVTETFFEKGRELQRNHGQLYQVLQKYYCLEPLINC from the coding sequence ATGTTGCCCACTGCCATTGTCCTCACCATCCTTTTGGGCATCATTGCCTATATTTGGGGTTATCCCCATTGGTTAGATTGGCGAGAGAAAAAGCTTTTCCAGCGTCCCCTGCCCCTCCATTGGCAAGCCATCCTTGGCGATCGCCTGCCTTTTTATCAACAGCTTTCTCCCCAGCAAAGACAAAAGTTGGAAGCTAAAATCCAATTATTTCTGCAGCAAAAACAGTTCATTGGCTGCAATGATTTTGTTTTAACCGATGAAGTCAGGTTAGTGATCGCCGCCCAGGCCTGTTATCTGGCCCTGGAGTTGGGCAGTAATCCCTACCCCCGGCTAGACACAATTCTTGTTTATCCCGACGCCTTTCAGGTTAGACAGGTCAGTTCCCCCGACGGCTATGTGGTGGAAGAAGAAGAAACCATCCGGGCTGGGGAATCCTGGGACAAGGCCGGGCAATTAATCCTTGCCTGGGGTACCATTGCCTGGGATTTGGAGCGGTGGCAGGATGGCCACAACGTTATTTTCCATGAATTTGCTCACCAATTGGACATGGGGGATGGGGCCATGAATGGGGTGCCCAAATTAGCCCGTCGCAACGACTATCAACGTTGGCAGTCAACTTTTGCGGCGGAATATCAACAACTCCTCAGCCAACTGGAGCATAATTTGCCCACTGTGATCGATCCCTATGGAGCCACTAACCCCTGTGAGTTTTTTGCGGTGGTGACGGAAACTTTCTTTGAAAAAGGGCGAGAGTTACAACGCAACCACGGGCAACTCTATCAAGTCCTACAAAAATACTACTGTCTTGAACCATTGATCAACTGCTAG
- a CDS encoding response regulator has protein sequence MTTVLIVEDDPMNFRVFSKILTKRGGFTVKGSEDVAEVLALARSKAVDVILMDVSLSRSHYQGKAYNGIQITQLLKQDPTTAGLPVILVTAHAMAGDRESLLAESGAEGYIAKPVVDHQAFVQQIQAMAGGIQNPSLEI, from the coding sequence ATGACCACGGTTCTCATCGTCGAAGATGACCCCATGAATTTCCGCGTCTTTTCCAAAATTCTCACCAAGCGGGGGGGCTTCACCGTCAAGGGTAGTGAGGATGTGGCGGAGGTGTTGGCCCTAGCCCGGAGCAAGGCGGTGGACGTGATTTTAATGGATGTTTCCCTCTCCCGCAGCCATTACCAAGGCAAAGCCTACAACGGTATTCAAATTACCCAATTGCTCAAACAGGACCCCACCACGGCCGGTCTACCGGTAATTTTGGTTACAGCCCACGCCATGGCCGGCGATCGAGAATCCTTACTGGCGGAAAGTGGTGCTGAGGGCTACATTGCCAAACCAGTGGTGGACCACCAGGCTTTTGTCCAACAGATTCAAGCCATGGCCGGCGGTATTCAAAACCCTAGCCTAGAGATTTAG
- a CDS encoding Uma2 family endonuclease, translating to MSITKLAPVSKSILLEPVSWLTFDQLLKDLGEKRGIRLAYCQGALEIMTPLGEHEHNNRFLERLIYAAVDILNLEIKSLGSLTLKLDRLEKGIEPDSCFYLQNDSVVRHKRDIDLNVDPPPDLVIEIDITSGSLDKLPIYGALGVPEIWRYDGRILQAYWRNEAQQTYQISEQSLALHPLKVKDLATFLRQSLQDGETATIRKFRQWLIEQLGE from the coding sequence ATGTCTATTACAAAATTAGCCCCCGTTTCAAAATCCATTTTACTTGAACCTGTCAGTTGGTTAACTTTTGATCAATTGCTGAAGGATTTGGGGGAAAAACGAGGAATTCGCCTTGCGTATTGCCAAGGAGCTTTGGAAATTATGACTCCCCTCGGAGAACACGAACACAATAATCGCTTTCTAGAACGGCTAATTTATGCCGCTGTTGACATCCTGAACTTAGAAATTAAAAGCCTGGGCTCCCTAACCCTAAAACTTGATCGCCTGGAGAAAGGCATAGAACCAGATTCTTGTTTTTATCTACAAAATGATTCTGTTGTTCGCCATAAGCGGGATATTGATCTTAACGTTGATCCTCCCCCAGATTTAGTCATTGAAATTGACATTACCAGCGGTTCCCTAGACAAACTGCCAATTTATGGCGCTTTGGGAGTACCAGAAATTTGGCGATATGACGGCAGAATTTTACAGGCTTATTGGCGGAATGAAGCCCAGCAGACCTATCAAATTTCTGAGCAAAGTTTGGCTTTGCATCCTTTGAAAGTTAAGGATTTGGCTACTTTTCTACGCCAAAGTCTCCAAGATGGGGAAACAGCAACGATCAGAAAGTTTCGTCAGTGGCTCATTGAACAACTTGGGGAATAA